The sequence below is a genomic window from bacterium.
CGGGGTCTGAACAAGATCCCGACGGCGTCGACCAGCGACGTCGCGTTCCTGCTGCTGATCTTCTTCATCGTCATGCCGATGAAGCGTCCCGAGGTGGGCCTGTCGATGGTCCTGCCCGCCAAGTCGAAGGCGACGTCGGTGACCGTCCGCGAGAGCAACGTGGCCACAATCCGGGTGCTCTCCAGCAACGCGCTGACGCTCGACGGCGAGCTGATCGCGCTGCCGCGCGTGCGGCAGGCCATCATGGACCGGCTGGCCGGCAACGACCAGACGATCGTGGTGCTCGAGACCCATCCCGACGCCGACTACGGCATGATGATCGCCTGCCTGGACGAGGTTAAGCAGGCGGACGCCCGCAAGGTGTCCCTCAAAACGACCAAGCGCTAGGAAGGGGGAGCCATGGCGTTCCGCCGCGCGACGAAGAAGGAAGCGTTCATCCCCACGGACTCCACGGGCGACATCGCCTTCCTGCTGCTGATCTTCTTCATCCTGACCGTGGTGTTCACGAAC
It includes:
- a CDS encoding biopolymer transporter ExbD, which translates into the protein MGVLDARKAKKDRGLNKIPTASTSDVAFLLLIFFIVMPMKRPEVGLSMVLPAKSKATSVTVRESNVATIRVLSSNALTLDGELIALPRVRQAIMDRLAGNDQTIVVLETHPDADYGMMIACLDEVKQADARKVSLKTTKR